The Impatiens glandulifera chromosome 3, dImpGla2.1, whole genome shotgun sequence genome contains a region encoding:
- the LOC124930736 gene encoding uncharacterized protein LOC124930736, with amino-acid sequence MANPPSSSSRSWLSNLSTYASRLYFLLIILQIPIFRIPCRAGTCSTPLHVTSSQLIASEIFPVAAVKVLLYPGAIANGIVTNMTIPSWDNLLDIYNLTDVKGGASTTDLQRLEVLAGSYFSVAGALIGILKAGRMSMFGTLLIVWGLVKEGFLGKNADATQTILVYPTIVIALICAFSSVKYDLNKLTTSTPARPIAKPMKSSTKSKLR; translated from the exons ATGGCAAATCCACCATCGTCGTCTTCTCGGAGCTGGTTGTCAAATCTTTCAACATATGCCTCTCGGCTCTACTTCTTATTGATCATCCTTCAGATCCCAATTTTCAG GATCCCCTGCAGAGCTGGGACGTGTTCAACGCCACTCCACGTGACTTCATCGCAGTTGATTGCGAGTGAAATATTTCCGGTTGCTGCAGTGAAAGTTCTTCTATATCCTGGTGCAATTGCCAATGGAATTGTCACAAATATGACTATTCCAAGCTGGGATAACCTTCTAGACATCTATAACTTGACTGATGTGAAAGGAGGAGCCTCCACAACTGATCTTCAACGGTTGGAG GTTCTCGCGGGAAGCTATTTCTCAGTTGCAGGGGCATTGATAGGAATATTGAAAGCTGGCAGAATGAGCATGTTTGGCACACTTCTTATTGTATGGGGCCTTGTTAAGGAAGGGTTCCTAGGAAAGAATGCAGACGCAACACAAACCATATTGGTTTACCCTACAATTGTTATCGCACTAATCTGTGCCTTCTCATCGGTGAAATATGATCTCAACAAACTCACAACAAGCACTCCGGCTCGACCCATCGCC